One window of Tachysurus vachellii isolate PV-2020 chromosome 21, HZAU_Pvac_v1, whole genome shotgun sequence genomic DNA carries:
- the tmem106bb gene encoding transmembrane protein 106B, giving the protein MGKALSHLLKQTCHEDGHATMNSGPEYNRMPSEDVKGSGDVSQFPYVEFTGRDSVTCPTCQGTGRIPRGQENQLVALIPYSDQRLRPRRTKLYVSASVVVCLLLSGLAVFFLFPRSIDVTYVGVKSVYVTYDQAKHIVYLNVTNTLNITNNNYYSVDVANITAQVQFSKTVIGKTRISNITTIGPLDMKQIDYMVPTIIADEMSYMYDYCTLQTIKVHNVVMMMQVTVTTVYFGHAEQVSQEMYQYVDCGGNTTSLHEYNLRTPASD; this is encoded by the exons ATGGGGAAGGCACTGTCCCACCTGTTAAAGCAGACATGCCATGAGGACGGCCATGCCACCATGAACTCTGGCCCTGAGTATAACCGCATGCCGAGTGAGGATGTCAAGGGCAGTGGAGATGTTTCTCAGTTTCCGTATGTGGAGTTCACTGGCAGGGACAGTGTAACCTGCCCAACATGCCAAGGCACTGGGAGAATCCCACGAG GTCAGGAAAATCAGTTGGTGGCGTTGATTCCTTACAGCGACCAGAGGCTGAGGCCAAGGAGAAC aaagCTCTATGTGTCTGCCTCAGTCGTTGTTTGCCTGCTGCTGTCAGGCTTGGCagtgtttttccttttcccaCGCTCCATCGACGTGACCTATGTGGGGGTGAAGTCTGTATATGTCACCTACGACCAGGCCAAGCACATTGTGTATCTCAATGTTACT AACACGTTGAATATCACTAACAACAACTACTACTCTGTGGACGTAGCCAACATCACAGCTCAAGTGCAGTTCTCCAAGACTGTGATCGGAAAAACACGCATTAGCAATATAACCACTATCGGCCCACTGGATATGAAGCAG ATTGATTACATGGTGCCTACCATTATAGCTGATGAAATGAGTTACATGTA tgatTACTGCACACTACAGACTATCAAAGTGCACaatgtagtgatgatgatgca GGTAACAGTCACCACGGTGTATTTTGGCCACGCTGAACAGGTCTCTCAGGAGATGTACCAGTATGTGGACTGTGGGGGAAACACTACATCGCTGCATGAGTACAATCTAAGAACTCCTGCCTCAGACTAA